One region of Thunnus albacares chromosome 20, fThuAlb1.1, whole genome shotgun sequence genomic DNA includes:
- the med24 gene encoding mediator of RNA polymerase II transcription subunit 24 isoform X1 — MKVVNLKQAILQAWKERWTDYQWAINIKKNFPKGATWDYLNLAEALMEQAMIGPSPNPLILSYLKYAISSQMVSYSSVLTAISKFDDFSRELCVKSLLEMMDMFCHRLSCHGKAEECIGLCRALLGVVVWLLQGCAWYCERLRELGLSTSTEAILRACQERLHILMCSTKNRALVHIARLEEQGSWSNVEQAILKVTDGLSSVPNQTLRTKLEESVSLVKGIPLMLSVQCDPQVHASFPSVHAFIMLEGTMNLTGETQPLVEQLMMIKRMQQIPAPIFVLEIWKACFTGLIESPEGTEELKWTAFTFLKIPQVLLRLKKYPQGDKGQDFMEDVNIAFQYLLKLTPLLDKADQRCNCDCLGMLLQECNKLGLLSDSNTASLTSKRTEDREFAPRLKTAENANIQPNPGLILRAEPTVTNILKTVDADHSKSPEGLLGVLGHMLSGKSLDLLLAAAAATGKLKSFARKFIKLNEFPKHISGEGSKSASVRALLFDISFLMLCHVVQTYGSEVILSDPSPSGETPFFETWLQTCMPEEGKTLNPDHPCFRPEPGKVESLVTLLNNSSEMKLVQVKWHEICLSTPAAILEVLNAWENGVLSVEAVQKITDNIKGKVCSMAICAVAWLVAHVRMLGRDEREKPQTMIRQLVTPLYGENTLQFYNERVIIMSSIMEHMCADVFQQTAATLRPPVEGQEPIPYRNLLPAKEPIHTALSKQFQTVLRKGWVDSRALHLFESLLNMGGVFWFTNNLVKELLKETRQEWANRVVELLYSIFCLDTQQITLTLLGTILPNLLTDSAHWHSLADPPGKALAKLSVWCALSSYSSHHKGLFSAHQRKRQREDIEDYSSLFPLDDTQPSKLMRLLSSNEDEPVALSSPGDRSMSSSLSASQLHTVNMRDPLNRVLANLFLLISSIVGSKMAGPHTQFVQSFMEECVDCLEQGSRGSILQFMPFTMVSELVKLPALAKPKVVLAITDLTLPLGRRVAAKAISAL; from the exons ATGAAGGTGGTCAATTTGAAACAAGCCATTCTGCAGGCATGGAAGGAGCGTTGGACTGACTACCAGTGGGCAATTAATATCAAGAAAAACTTTCCAAAGGGAGCAACATGGGACTATCTTAACCTTGCAG AGGCCCTGATGGAGCAGGCGATGATTGGCCCCTCTCCTAACCCCCTTATTTTGTCATACCTCAAATATGCCATAAGTTCTCAG ATGGTGTCTTATTCCAGTGTGCTCACAGCTATCAGCAAG TTTGATGATTTTTCTCGGGAGCTGTGCGTCAAGTCACTGTTGGAGATGATGGATATGTTCTGCCATCGTCTCAG CTGTCACGGGAAAGCAGAGGAATGCATTGGGCTGTGTCGGGCTCTGCTTGGGGTGGTGGTGTGGCTACTGCAGGGCTGTGCCTGGTACTGTGAGAGGCTGAGGGAACTGGGCCTATCAACCAGCACAGAGGCCATTCTGAGAGCCTGTCAGGAGAGGCTACACATTCTGATGTGCAGCACCAAGAACAGAGCCCTCGTACACATCGCTCGCCTGGAGGAACAAG GTTCCTGGAGTAATGTGGAGCAAGCAATACTTAAAGTGACAGATGGCCTCAGCAGTGTACCTAACCAGACACTGAGGACTAAATTAGAGGAGAGCGTGTCACTGGTAAAAGG TATTCCCCTGATGCTGTCTGTGCAGTGTGACCCTCAAGTCCACGCCTCCTTCCCATCAGTCCATGCCTTCATAATGCTGGAAGGGACCATGAATTTGACAGGGGAGACACAGCCACTGGTGGAGCAGCTGATGATGATCAAAAGAATGCAG CAAATCCCTGCTCCTATTTTTGTGTTGGAGATATGGAAGGCCTGCTTCACTGGCCTCATTGAGTCACCAGAGGGCACAGAGGAGCTCAAATGGACTGCCTTCACATTCCTCAAG ATCCCACAAGTTCTACTCCGACTAAAGAAGTATCCTCAGGGTGACAAAGGACAG GACTTCATGGAGGATGTGAATATTGCATTTCAGTACTTACTCAAGCTCACACCACTGCTGGACAAAGCTGATCAAAGGTGCAA CTGCGACTGCCTCGGCATGCTGCTACAGGAGTGCAACAAGCTTGGCCTGCTGTCTGATTCAAACACAGCCAGCCTCACATCGAAACG GACCGAGGACAGGGAGTTCGCCCCAAGGCTAAAGACAGCAGAAAATGCCAACATCCAGCCTAACCCCGGTCTCATCCTGAGAGCTGAGCCTACTGTCACCAATATCCTCAAG ACAGTAGATGCTGACCACTCTAAGTCTCCTGAGGGCCTTCTCGGGGTCCTCGGGCACATGTTGTCTGGAAAGAGCCTTGATCTgcttctggcagcagcagctgccACTGGGAAACTCAAATCATTTGCCCGAAAGTTCATTAA gcTTAATGAGTTTCCCAAGCACATCAGCGGCGAAGGAT ccAAATCTGCATCAGTACGGGCCCTGCTCTTCGACATCTCCTTCCTCATGCTTTGCCATGTGGTCCAGACATATGGCTCTGAG GTGATCCTGTCAGACCCCAGTCCTTCAGGGGAGACGCCCTTCTTTGAAACATGGCTACAGACATGTATGCCGGAAGAGGGCAAGACCCTGAACCCAGACCACCCCTGCTTCAGACCCGAGCCTGGCAAAGTAGAAAGCCTGGTGACTCTGCTGAACAACTCCTCAGAGATGAAGCTAGT TCAGGTGAAATGGCATGAAATCTGTCTCAGCACTCCAGCGGCTATCTTGGAGGTCCTGAATGCGTGGGAGAATGGTGTGCTATCTGTGGAGGCAGTACAG AAGATCACTGACAACATCAAGGGGAAGGTATGCAGTATGGCGATCTGCGCCGTGGCCTGGCTGGTGGCCCACGTCAGGATGCTGGGGCGGGATGAGAGGGAGAAGCCCCAGACTATGATCCGACAACTTGTGACCCCGCTGTATGGAGAGAACACTCTGCAGTTTTACAATGAACG CGTGATAATCATGAGTTCCATCATGGAGCACATGTGTGCCGACGTCTTCCAACAAACGGCTGCGACTCTGCGTCCCCCAGTTGAGGGCCAGGAGCCAATCCCGTACCGCAACCTGCTGCCCGCCAAGGAACCCATCCACACGGCTCTCAGCAAGCAGTTCCAGACGGTGCTGCGCAAAGGCTGGGTGGACAGTCGAGCTCTGCACTTGTTTGAGAGTCTTCTCAACATGGGAGGGGTCTTTTGGTTCACTAACAATTTGGTCAAG GAGCTGCTGAAGGAGACTCGACAGGAGTGGGCCAATCGGGTGGTGGAGTTACTCTACAGTATCTTCTGCCTGGACACTCAGCAGATCACCCTCACATTGCTGGGTACCATACTGCCCAACCTGCTCACAGACTCCGCCCACTGGCACAGTCTGGCAGACCCACCTGGCAAAGCACTGGCCAA GTTGTCTGTCTGGTGTGCACTCAGCTCTTACTCCTCTCACCATAAAGGCTTGTTCTCTGCTCATCAACGCAAAAGGCAGCGAGAAGATATCGAG GACTACAGCAGCCTCTTTCCCTTGGATGACACTCAACCCTCTAAACTCATGCGTCTGCTCAGCTCCAATGAGGATGAACCCGTAGCCCTTTCCAGTCCAG GAGACCGATCGATGAGCagctccctctctgcctcccaGCTTCACACTGTCAACATGAGGGACCCTCTCAACCGAGTCCTGG CCAACCTGTTTCTCCTCATTTCCTCCATCGTTGGCTCCAAGATGGCAGGACCTCACACTCAGTTCGTACAGAGCTTCATGGAGGAGTGCGTCGACTGCCTGGAACAGGGTAGTCGTGGAAGCATCCTGCAGTTCATGCCCTTTACAATG GTCTCTGAGCTGGTGAAGCTGCCCGCTTTGGCCAAACCTAAAGTCGTCCTGGCCATCACTGACCTGACTCTGCCGCTGGGGAGGAGAGTAGCTGCCAAAGCCATCTCTGCCTTGTAA
- the med24 gene encoding mediator of RNA polymerase II transcription subunit 24 isoform X2 gives MKVVNLKQAILQAWKERWTDYQWAINIKKNFPKGATWDYLNLAEALMEQAMIGPSPNPLILSYLKYAISSQMVSYSSVLTAISKFDDFSRELCVKSLLEMMDMFCHRLSCHGKAEECIGLCRALLGVVVWLLQGCAWYCERLRELGLSTSTEAILRACQERLHILMCSTKNRALVHIARLEEQGSWSNVEQAILKVTDGLSSVPNQTLRTKLEESVSLVKGIPLMLSVQCDPQVHASFPSVHAFIMLEGTMNLTGETQPLVEQLMMIKRMQQIPAPIFVLEIWKACFTGLIESPEGTEELKWTAFTFLKIPQVLLRLKKYPQGDKGQDFMEDVNIAFQYLLKLTPLLDKADQRCNCDCLGMLLQECNKLGLLSDSNTASLTSKREFAPRLKTAENANIQPNPGLILRAEPTVTNILKTVDADHSKSPEGLLGVLGHMLSGKSLDLLLAAAAATGKLKSFARKFIKLNEFPKHISGEGSKSASVRALLFDISFLMLCHVVQTYGSEVILSDPSPSGETPFFETWLQTCMPEEGKTLNPDHPCFRPEPGKVESLVTLLNNSSEMKLVQVKWHEICLSTPAAILEVLNAWENGVLSVEAVQKITDNIKGKVCSMAICAVAWLVAHVRMLGRDEREKPQTMIRQLVTPLYGENTLQFYNERVIIMSSIMEHMCADVFQQTAATLRPPVEGQEPIPYRNLLPAKEPIHTALSKQFQTVLRKGWVDSRALHLFESLLNMGGVFWFTNNLVKELLKETRQEWANRVVELLYSIFCLDTQQITLTLLGTILPNLLTDSAHWHSLADPPGKALAKLSVWCALSSYSSHHKGLFSAHQRKRQREDIEDYSSLFPLDDTQPSKLMRLLSSNEDEPVALSSPGDRSMSSSLSASQLHTVNMRDPLNRVLANLFLLISSIVGSKMAGPHTQFVQSFMEECVDCLEQGSRGSILQFMPFTMVSELVKLPALAKPKVVLAITDLTLPLGRRVAAKAISAL, from the exons ATGAAGGTGGTCAATTTGAAACAAGCCATTCTGCAGGCATGGAAGGAGCGTTGGACTGACTACCAGTGGGCAATTAATATCAAGAAAAACTTTCCAAAGGGAGCAACATGGGACTATCTTAACCTTGCAG AGGCCCTGATGGAGCAGGCGATGATTGGCCCCTCTCCTAACCCCCTTATTTTGTCATACCTCAAATATGCCATAAGTTCTCAG ATGGTGTCTTATTCCAGTGTGCTCACAGCTATCAGCAAG TTTGATGATTTTTCTCGGGAGCTGTGCGTCAAGTCACTGTTGGAGATGATGGATATGTTCTGCCATCGTCTCAG CTGTCACGGGAAAGCAGAGGAATGCATTGGGCTGTGTCGGGCTCTGCTTGGGGTGGTGGTGTGGCTACTGCAGGGCTGTGCCTGGTACTGTGAGAGGCTGAGGGAACTGGGCCTATCAACCAGCACAGAGGCCATTCTGAGAGCCTGTCAGGAGAGGCTACACATTCTGATGTGCAGCACCAAGAACAGAGCCCTCGTACACATCGCTCGCCTGGAGGAACAAG GTTCCTGGAGTAATGTGGAGCAAGCAATACTTAAAGTGACAGATGGCCTCAGCAGTGTACCTAACCAGACACTGAGGACTAAATTAGAGGAGAGCGTGTCACTGGTAAAAGG TATTCCCCTGATGCTGTCTGTGCAGTGTGACCCTCAAGTCCACGCCTCCTTCCCATCAGTCCATGCCTTCATAATGCTGGAAGGGACCATGAATTTGACAGGGGAGACACAGCCACTGGTGGAGCAGCTGATGATGATCAAAAGAATGCAG CAAATCCCTGCTCCTATTTTTGTGTTGGAGATATGGAAGGCCTGCTTCACTGGCCTCATTGAGTCACCAGAGGGCACAGAGGAGCTCAAATGGACTGCCTTCACATTCCTCAAG ATCCCACAAGTTCTACTCCGACTAAAGAAGTATCCTCAGGGTGACAAAGGACAG GACTTCATGGAGGATGTGAATATTGCATTTCAGTACTTACTCAAGCTCACACCACTGCTGGACAAAGCTGATCAAAGGTGCAA CTGCGACTGCCTCGGCATGCTGCTACAGGAGTGCAACAAGCTTGGCCTGCTGTCTGATTCAAACACAGCCAGCCTCACATCGAAACG GGAGTTCGCCCCAAGGCTAAAGACAGCAGAAAATGCCAACATCCAGCCTAACCCCGGTCTCATCCTGAGAGCTGAGCCTACTGTCACCAATATCCTCAAG ACAGTAGATGCTGACCACTCTAAGTCTCCTGAGGGCCTTCTCGGGGTCCTCGGGCACATGTTGTCTGGAAAGAGCCTTGATCTgcttctggcagcagcagctgccACTGGGAAACTCAAATCATTTGCCCGAAAGTTCATTAA gcTTAATGAGTTTCCCAAGCACATCAGCGGCGAAGGAT ccAAATCTGCATCAGTACGGGCCCTGCTCTTCGACATCTCCTTCCTCATGCTTTGCCATGTGGTCCAGACATATGGCTCTGAG GTGATCCTGTCAGACCCCAGTCCTTCAGGGGAGACGCCCTTCTTTGAAACATGGCTACAGACATGTATGCCGGAAGAGGGCAAGACCCTGAACCCAGACCACCCCTGCTTCAGACCCGAGCCTGGCAAAGTAGAAAGCCTGGTGACTCTGCTGAACAACTCCTCAGAGATGAAGCTAGT TCAGGTGAAATGGCATGAAATCTGTCTCAGCACTCCAGCGGCTATCTTGGAGGTCCTGAATGCGTGGGAGAATGGTGTGCTATCTGTGGAGGCAGTACAG AAGATCACTGACAACATCAAGGGGAAGGTATGCAGTATGGCGATCTGCGCCGTGGCCTGGCTGGTGGCCCACGTCAGGATGCTGGGGCGGGATGAGAGGGAGAAGCCCCAGACTATGATCCGACAACTTGTGACCCCGCTGTATGGAGAGAACACTCTGCAGTTTTACAATGAACG CGTGATAATCATGAGTTCCATCATGGAGCACATGTGTGCCGACGTCTTCCAACAAACGGCTGCGACTCTGCGTCCCCCAGTTGAGGGCCAGGAGCCAATCCCGTACCGCAACCTGCTGCCCGCCAAGGAACCCATCCACACGGCTCTCAGCAAGCAGTTCCAGACGGTGCTGCGCAAAGGCTGGGTGGACAGTCGAGCTCTGCACTTGTTTGAGAGTCTTCTCAACATGGGAGGGGTCTTTTGGTTCACTAACAATTTGGTCAAG GAGCTGCTGAAGGAGACTCGACAGGAGTGGGCCAATCGGGTGGTGGAGTTACTCTACAGTATCTTCTGCCTGGACACTCAGCAGATCACCCTCACATTGCTGGGTACCATACTGCCCAACCTGCTCACAGACTCCGCCCACTGGCACAGTCTGGCAGACCCACCTGGCAAAGCACTGGCCAA GTTGTCTGTCTGGTGTGCACTCAGCTCTTACTCCTCTCACCATAAAGGCTTGTTCTCTGCTCATCAACGCAAAAGGCAGCGAGAAGATATCGAG GACTACAGCAGCCTCTTTCCCTTGGATGACACTCAACCCTCTAAACTCATGCGTCTGCTCAGCTCCAATGAGGATGAACCCGTAGCCCTTTCCAGTCCAG GAGACCGATCGATGAGCagctccctctctgcctcccaGCTTCACACTGTCAACATGAGGGACCCTCTCAACCGAGTCCTGG CCAACCTGTTTCTCCTCATTTCCTCCATCGTTGGCTCCAAGATGGCAGGACCTCACACTCAGTTCGTACAGAGCTTCATGGAGGAGTGCGTCGACTGCCTGGAACAGGGTAGTCGTGGAAGCATCCTGCAGTTCATGCCCTTTACAATG GTCTCTGAGCTGGTGAAGCTGCCCGCTTTGGCCAAACCTAAAGTCGTCCTGGCCATCACTGACCTGACTCTGCCGCTGGGGAGGAGAGTAGCTGCCAAAGCCATCTCTGCCTTGTAA
- the kcnj12a gene encoding ATP-sensitive inward rectifier potassium channel 12 → MSVGRINRYSIVSSEEEGLRLTTMHGMNGFGNGKIHTRRKCRNRFVKKNGQCNVQFANMDDKSQRYMADIFTTCVDIRWRWMLVVFTLVFVVSWLAFGLAFWVIALLHGDLDNPAGDDNFTPCVLQVNGFVAAFLFSIETQSTIGYGYRCVTEECPVAVFMVVFQSIVGCIIDCFMIGAIMAKMARPKKRAQTLLFSHNAVIAMRDGKLCLMWRVGNLRKSHIVEAHVRAQLIKPRITDEGEYIPLDQIDINVGFDKGLDRIFLVSPITILHEIDEESPLFGISKQDLETADFEIVVILEGMVEATAMTTQARSSYLASEVLWGHRFEPVLFEEKNLYKVDYSHFHKTYEVPSTPRCSAKDMVENKFLVPSSNSFCYENELAFLNRDDEEEDVGGGSRALANLSPDRNSRHEFERLQAIRTLDQRSYRRESEI, encoded by the coding sequence ATGAGTGTGGGAAGGATCAATCGCTACAGCATTGTGTCATCTGAAGAAGAGGGCCTCCGCCTCACTACCATGCATGGCATGAACGGCTTTGGCAATGGCAAGATCCACACACGCCGCAAGTGCCGCAACCGCTTCGTCAAAAAGAATGGCCAGTGCAACGTGCAGTTTGCCAATATGGACGACAAGTCACAGCGTTACATGGCCGACATATTCACCACATGTGTTGATATCCGTTGGCGATGGATGCTGGTAGTCTTCACTCTTGTGTTTGTTGTCTCCTGGCTGGCCTTTGGCTTAGCCTTCTGGGTCATCGCTTTGCTGCATGGGGATCTGGATAACCCAGCCGGAGATGACAACTTCACTCCGTGCGTCCTACAGGTTAATGGATTTGTGGCCGCCTTTCTATTCTCCATTGAAACACAGTCTACCATAGGTTATGGCTACCGTTGTGTGACTGAGGAGTGCCCTGTGGCTGTCTTCATGGTGGTCTTCCAGTCCATAGTGGGCTGCATCATTGACTGCTTCATGATCGGCGCCATCATGGCCAAGATGGCAAGGCCTAAGAAGCGAGCACAAACACTGTTGTTTAGCCACAATGCTGTCATTGCCATGCGGGATGGAAAGCTGTGCCTCATGTGGAGGGTAGGAAACCTTCGCAAGAGCCACATTGTAGAGGCCCATGTCAGGGCACAGCTCATCAAACCTCGGATCACTGATGAGGGGGAGTATATTCCCCTAGACCAGATAGACATTAATGTGGGTTTTGACAAAGGCCTGGACAGGATTTTCTTGGTTTCACCCATTACTATTCTCCATGAGATAGATGAGGAGAGCCCCCTTTTTGGGATCAGCAAACAGGACCTGGAGACAGCAGACTTTGAGATTGTCGTCATCTTGGAGGGGATGGTTGAAGCAACCGCCATGACTACACAGGCTCGCAGCTCCTACTTAGCCTCTGAGGTCCTTTGGGGTCACCGGTTCGAGCCAGTCTTGTTTGAGGAGAAGAACCTGTACAAGGTGGATTACTCTCACTTTCACAAAACCTACGAGGTGCCGTCCACCCCCCGCTGCAGTGCCAAGGACATGGTGGAGAACAAGTTTCTAGTCCCCAGCTCTAACTCCTTCTGCTATGAAAATGAGCTGGCTTTCCTAAACcgcgatgatgaggaggaggatgtagGTGGTGGGAGCAGGGCACTGGCAAACCTCAGTCCAGACCGGAACAGCCGACATGAGTTTGAACGCTTACAGGCCATCAGGACACTGGATCAAAGGTCATATCGTAGAGAGTCGGAAATATGA